In Porphyrobacter sp. LM 6, one DNA window encodes the following:
- a CDS encoding DUF6489 family protein, translating to MKITIEVDCTPEEARNFLGLPDVSAANSIYVDNIAKAMRGVSNPEQLQQYASALAPMGQVGLKMFQSFVESGMKAASGAGKKSD from the coding sequence ATGAAGATCACCATCGAAGTCGATTGCACCCCCGAAGAAGCGCGCAACTTCCTCGGCCTGCCCGACGTGTCAGCGGCCAATTCGATCTATGTCGACAATATCGCCAAGGCGATGCGCGGCGTCTCAAATCCCGAACAATTACAACAATATGCGTCGGCCTTGGCGCCGATGGGGCAGGTTGGCCTGAAGATGTTCCAGAGCTTTGTCGAAAGCGGGATGAAGGCGGCTTCGGGCGCAGGCAAGAAGAGCGACTAA
- a CDS encoding pyruvate, water dikinase regulatory protein, producing MNRLNLHLVSDSTGETLEMIAKAALAQFDDPAVNRHFWPMVRSLQHLDRIVTDLAAHPGLVLYTLVNPETRQRLEEHCRHLGLPAVPVLDQVTAALEAQLGQVAHGRPGRQHMMDESYFKRVEAIQYTIAHDDGVGYEDWEQADIILVGVSRSSKTPTSIYLANRGYKTANIPLVVESPPPSVLFRLRHPLVVGLTTSPERLVQIRRNRLLSLNEATETAYVDNDRVKAELQFARRMFADNGWPVIDVTRRSIEETAAAIIRLAQERDRKPASEGGVGQPI from the coding sequence ATGAACCGACTCAACCTGCACCTTGTATCGGATTCGACCGGCGAGACGCTGGAAATGATCGCCAAGGCGGCGCTCGCGCAGTTCGACGATCCGGCGGTCAATCGCCACTTCTGGCCGATGGTGCGCTCGCTCCAGCATCTCGACCGCATCGTCACCGATCTCGCCGCGCATCCGGGCCTCGTGCTCTACACGCTGGTGAACCCCGAAACCCGCCAGCGGCTGGAAGAGCACTGTCGGCATCTCGGCCTGCCTGCCGTGCCGGTGCTCGATCAGGTCACTGCGGCGCTCGAGGCGCAGCTGGGTCAGGTGGCGCATGGCCGCCCCGGCCGCCAGCACATGATGGATGAGAGCTATTTCAAGCGGGTCGAGGCGATCCAGTACACCATCGCACATGATGACGGGGTGGGATACGAGGACTGGGAACAGGCCGACATCATCCTTGTCGGCGTGTCGCGTTCGTCCAAGACGCCGACGAGCATCTATCTCGCCAACCGCGGCTACAAGACCGCCAATATCCCGCTGGTGGTCGAAAGCCCGCCGCCTTCGGTGCTGTTCAGACTGCGGCACCCGCTGGTGGTGGGCCTGACGACGAGCCCCGAACGGCTGGTGCAAATCCGCCGTAACCGCCTGCTCTCGCTGAACGAGGCGACCGAGACCGCCTATGTCGATAACGACCGCGTGAAGGCCGAGCTGCAATTCGCCCGCCGGATGTTTGCCGATAATGGCTGGCCGGTGATCGACGTGACCCGCCGCTCGATCGAGGAAACCGCCGCAGCGATCATCCGCCTCGCGCAGGAACGCGACCGCAAGCCCGCGAGCGAAGGTGGTGTCGGACAGCCGATATGA
- the hemE gene encoding uroporphyrinogen decarboxylase — translation MPGPLLDTLKGVRQDRAPVWLMRQAGRYLPEYRELRAEKGGFLELVYDSEAAAEITVQPLRRFGFDGAILFSDILIVPHAMGQGLQFLAGEGPHLSPTLLEVGLDSFTLAFERFEPVYETVRLTRSMIGPEVTMLGFAGSPWTVATYMIAGEGSKDQGPARLLAYRDPAHLQAIIDAIVDVSVTYLRGQIDAGAEAVQLFDSWAGSLAPDQFEKWVVAPNAAITAKLKETHPDTPVIGFPKGAGAKLPAYARETGVDAVGLDETLDPAWAHASLPEGMPVQGNLDPLLVEAGGPALPERVKTIIRAFEDRPHVFNLGHGIGQHTPISHVEDLLAALRG, via the coding sequence ATGCCCGGTCCGCTTCTCGATACGCTCAAAGGTGTCCGTCAGGACCGTGCCCCCGTTTGGCTGATGCGCCAGGCCGGGCGTTATCTGCCCGAATATCGCGAACTGCGCGCCGAAAAGGGTGGGTTTCTCGAACTCGTCTATGACAGCGAGGCCGCGGCCGAGATCACCGTGCAGCCGCTGCGGCGCTTCGGGTTTGATGGCGCGATCCTGTTTTCGGATATCCTGATCGTGCCGCACGCGATGGGGCAGGGCTTGCAGTTCCTCGCTGGGGAAGGCCCGCACCTCTCGCCGACGCTGCTGGAAGTCGGGCTGGACAGTTTCACCCTCGCTTTCGAGCGGTTCGAGCCGGTTTACGAAACCGTGCGCCTCACCCGCTCGATGATCGGGCCGGAAGTGACGATGCTCGGCTTTGCGGGTAGCCCCTGGACGGTCGCGACCTACATGATTGCAGGCGAAGGTTCGAAGGATCAGGGCCCGGCGCGGCTGCTGGCCTATCGCGATCCGGCGCATCTTCAGGCAATTATCGACGCGATCGTCGATGTCTCGGTGACCTATCTGCGCGGCCAGATCGATGCCGGCGCCGAAGCGGTGCAGCTGTTCGATAGCTGGGCCGGAAGCCTAGCGCCCGACCAGTTTGAAAAGTGGGTTGTGGCGCCCAACGCGGCGATCACGGCGAAGCTAAAGGAAACCCATCCCGATACCCCGGTGATCGGTTTCCCCAAGGGCGCGGGCGCGAAGCTGCCGGCCTATGCGCGCGAGACGGGCGTGGACGCAGTCGGCCTCGACGAGACGCTCGATCCTGCCTGGGCGCACGCGAGCCTGCCGGAAGGCATGCCGGTGCAGGGCAATCTTGATCCGCTGCTGGTCGAAGCCGGCGGTCCGGCGCTGCCCGAGCGCGTCAAGACGATCATCCGGGCCTTCGAGGATCGTCCGCATGTCTTCAATCTCGGCCACGGAATCGGCCAGCACACGCCGATTTCCCACGTCGAGGATCTGCTCGCCGCGCTCAGGGGCTAA
- a CDS encoding nuclear transport factor 2 family protein encodes MSAVHPGLARWHAYMESEGDPAQLSALIADDCVFHSPVVHTPQAGKPVVMAYLLAAAKVLGNDSFHYVRELVDGDEMMLEFVTELDGISINGIDIIRFNSEGKIIDFKVMVRPLKAINKVWEMMGAQLAAAKG; translated from the coding sequence ATGAGCGCGGTGCACCCCGGCCTCGCCCGCTGGCACGCCTATATGGAAAGCGAAGGCGATCCGGCGCAGCTTTCGGCGCTGATCGCGGATGATTGCGTGTTCCATTCGCCCGTGGTGCACACCCCGCAGGCGGGCAAGCCGGTGGTGATGGCCTACCTCCTCGCCGCCGCAAAAGTGCTGGGGAACGACAGCTTCCACTATGTCCGCGAACTGGTGGACGGCGACGAGATGATGCTCGAATTCGTCACCGAGCTGGACGGGATCAGCATCAACGGGATCGACATCATCCGCTTCAATTCCGAAGGGAAAATCATCGATTTCAAAGTGATGGTGCGCCCGCTGAAGGCGATCAACAAGGTCTGGGAAATGATGGGCGCCCAGCTCGCCGCAGCGAAGGGCTGA
- the mnmG gene encoding tRNA uridine-5-carboxymethylaminomethyl(34) synthesis enzyme MnmG, with protein sequence MHLFDVLVIGGGHAGVEAACASARMGARTALVSFDLDAIGAMSCNPAIGGLGKGHLVREVDALDGVIGRAADAGAIHYRMLNRSKGSAVWGPRVQADRVRFKAAVQAMVRAQPNLTLVQGEAAALKLEGGKVAGLELADGTLLEASRVVLCTGTFLGGVLFRGEERFEGGRIGENAAKRLAQQLRGADLPMARLKTGTPPRLDGRTINWAVLEEQSSDGEAWTMSPLTPARVNPQVFCAITRTTQAGHDAIRANLHRSPLFSGAIAAAGPRYCPSIEDKIHRFGDREGHQVFLEPEGLDSHLVYPNGISTSLPVDVQETVVRTMPGCERVVIVQPGYAVEYDHIDPRALTPDLQVRAIPGLYCAGQINGTTGYEEAAAQGLVAGLEAAAAALGTAAPALDRANSYIAVMVDDLTLQGVSEPYRMLTARAEYRLRLRANNAATRLTGLGVEAGCIGAERRAWWERREETRKMFHVEHSRKVHARELADLGLPVRRDHGEKSIAEWLRYDGVTPEALAPWLAEVTARDPLLAEEMAEDAAYAPYLARQDAELRDLRASEALPLTADFPYSEVPGLSNEMVERLTKAAPGTLAAAGRVPGVTPAALSALLVHARRRIAA encoded by the coding sequence ATGCACCTGTTCGATGTCCTCGTTATCGGCGGCGGTCACGCCGGGGTCGAAGCCGCTTGTGCTTCGGCGCGGATGGGTGCGCGCACGGCGCTGGTGAGTTTTGACCTCGACGCTATCGGCGCGATGAGCTGCAATCCGGCCATCGGGGGCCTCGGCAAGGGCCATCTGGTGCGCGAGGTCGATGCGCTCGATGGGGTAATCGGCCGCGCTGCCGATGCGGGCGCAATCCATTACCGGATGCTCAACCGCTCCAAGGGCAGCGCCGTGTGGGGCCCGCGTGTGCAGGCCGACCGGGTACGCTTCAAGGCGGCGGTGCAGGCGATGGTCCGCGCACAGCCCAATCTGACGCTGGTGCAGGGCGAGGCGGCGGCGCTGAAGCTCGAAGGCGGCAAGGTCGCGGGTCTCGAATTGGCTGACGGCACACTGCTCGAAGCATCACGCGTGGTGCTCTGCACCGGGACATTCCTGGGCGGGGTGCTGTTCCGCGGGGAGGAGCGCTTCGAAGGCGGGCGCATCGGCGAGAATGCTGCCAAGCGCCTCGCCCAGCAGTTGCGCGGGGCCGACCTGCCAATGGCGCGCCTCAAGACCGGCACGCCCCCGCGGCTTGACGGGCGCACGATCAACTGGGCGGTGCTCGAAGAGCAGTCGTCGGACGGTGAGGCGTGGACCATGTCCCCGTTGACGCCCGCCCGCGTCAATCCCCAGGTCTTTTGCGCCATCACCCGCACCACCCAGGCGGGCCACGATGCGATCCGCGCCAATCTCCACCGCTCACCGCTGTTCTCCGGCGCGATTGCGGCGGCGGGGCCGCGCTATTGCCCCTCGATCGAGGACAAGATCCACCGCTTCGGCGACCGCGAGGGCCATCAGGTCTTTCTCGAACCCGAAGGGCTGGATTCGCACCTCGTCTATCCCAACGGCATCAGCACCTCGCTCCCTGTCGATGTGCAGGAGACCGTCGTGCGGACCATGCCGGGCTGCGAGCGCGTGGTGATCGTGCAGCCGGGCTATGCGGTGGAATATGACCATATCGATCCGCGCGCGCTGACGCCGGATTTGCAGGTGCGCGCGATCCCGGGCCTCTATTGCGCGGGGCAGATCAACGGCACCACCGGATACGAGGAAGCCGCCGCGCAGGGTCTTGTCGCGGGGCTGGAAGCGGCGGCAGCGGCGCTCGGCACGGCTGCGCCCGCGCTTGACCGTGCGAACAGCTACATTGCGGTGATGGTGGACGATCTGACGCTTCAGGGCGTGTCGGAGCCTTACCGGATGCTCACCGCCCGCGCCGAATACCGCCTGCGCCTGCGCGCCAATAATGCGGCGACGCGTCTTACCGGCCTCGGCGTCGAAGCGGGCTGCATCGGTGCGGAGCGTCGCGCCTGGTGGGAACGCCGCGAAGAGACGCGCAAAATGTTCCACGTGGAACATTCTCGGAAGGTCCACGCCCGCGAGCTTGCCGATCTCGGTCTGCCGGTGCGACGCGATCACGGCGAAAAGTCGATCGCCGAGTGGCTGCGCTATGACGGGGTGACCCCCGAGGCGCTCGCCCCGTGGCTGGCTGAAGTGACCGCGCGCGATCCGCTGCTCGCCGAGGAAATGGCCGAGGATGCTGCCTACGCGCCCTATCTCGCGCGGCAGGATGCCGAGCTGCGCGATCTGCGCGCGAGCGAGGCGCTGCCGCTGACGGCGGACTTCCCCTATAGCGAGGTTCCGGGCCTCTCTAACGAGATGGTCGAACGCCTGACCAAGGCTGCACCGGGCACGCTTGCGGCGGCGGGGCGGGTGCCGGGTGTCACGCCGGCGGCGCTTTCGGCGCTGCTGGTCCACGCACGGCGCAGGATCGCGGCATGA
- the mnmE gene encoding tRNA uridine-5-carboxymethylaminomethyl(34) synthesis GTPase MnmE, translating to MTLAPTIFALSSGAPPAGIGVIRISGAGAGAALAALAGRLPEPRRASLARLRDAEGALLDEALVLWFPGPNTATGEDLAELHCHGGRAVIAAVEAALAAVPDTRRAEPGEFTRRAFANGRIDLAEAEGLGDLLSAETELQRAAALANAGGALSRQVERWRDEVLRLSAEVEAALDFSDEEDAADLEKCSTWNILPLASELVEWLARPRSERLGEGVRIVLAGPPNAGKSTLFNALVESEAAITSPIAGTTRDVIERSVAIAGVPFTFVDTAGLREVEDGSSGDQIEAIGIDRAKTELARADVVLWLGPEGEGPADAWEIAAQADRADFAPKQAARFTLSAVTGVGVAELKHALADAARAALPKPGEAALNARQHARLCEAAEALEAAQALRDPLLVAEELRRARLAFDRLIGRATTEDMLDALFGRFCIGK from the coding sequence ATGACGCTTGCCCCGACCATTTTCGCGCTGTCGAGCGGTGCGCCGCCGGCCGGGATCGGGGTGATCCGGATCTCTGGAGCCGGAGCGGGGGCGGCGCTGGCGGCGCTCGCCGGGCGCCTGCCCGAACCGCGGCGCGCTTCGCTGGCGCGGCTGCGCGATGCGGAGGGGGCGCTGCTCGACGAGGCGCTGGTGCTGTGGTTCCCCGGGCCGAATACCGCGACGGGCGAGGACCTCGCTGAATTGCACTGCCATGGCGGCCGCGCGGTGATCGCTGCGGTGGAGGCCGCGCTTGCCGCGGTGCCCGACACCCGCCGCGCCGAACCGGGGGAGTTCACCCGCCGCGCCTTCGCCAATGGCCGGATCGACCTCGCCGAAGCCGAGGGGCTGGGCGACCTGCTCTCCGCAGAGACCGAGCTGCAACGCGCCGCCGCGCTCGCCAATGCGGGCGGGGCGCTCTCGCGGCAGGTGGAGCGTTGGCGTGATGAGGTGCTGCGCCTCTCGGCCGAAGTCGAAGCCGCGCTCGACTTCTCCGACGAGGAAGATGCCGCCGATCTCGAAAAATGTTCCACGTGGAACATTTTGCCGCTGGCGAGTGAATTGGTGGAGTGGCTCGCCCGTCCGCGTTCGGAGCGGTTGGGGGAGGGGGTCCGCATCGTGCTGGCCGGGCCGCCCAATGCCGGGAAATCGACACTGTTCAACGCTCTGGTCGAGAGCGAGGCGGCTATCACTTCGCCCATCGCCGGGACGACCCGCGATGTGATCGAACGCTCGGTCGCGATTGCCGGGGTGCCGTTCACCTTCGTTGATACGGCGGGGCTGAGGGAGGTCGAGGACGGGTCTAGCGGCGACCAAATCGAGGCTATCGGCATTGATCGCGCCAAGACCGAGCTCGCCCGCGCCGATGTGGTGTTGTGGCTCGGGCCAGAGGGCGAGGGACCGGCGGATGCCTGGGAAATCGCCGCGCAGGCCGACCGGGCGGACTTCGCGCCCAAGCAGGCGGCGCGGTTTACGCTCTCGGCGGTGACGGGGGTGGGGGTTGCGGAACTCAAGCACGCGCTGGCCGATGCGGCCCGTGCGGCGCTCCCCAAGCCGGGCGAGGCGGCGCTCAACGCCCGGCAGCACGCGCGGCTCTGCGAAGCGGCTGAGGCCCTGGAGGCGGCGCAGGCCTTGCGCGACCCGCTGCTCGTCGCGGAGGAACTCCGCCGTGCGCGGCTCGCCTTCGACCGGCTGATCGGCCGCGCCACCACCGAGGATATGCTCGACGCGCTGTTCGGCCGGTTCTGCATCGGTAAGTGA
- a CDS encoding BLUF domain-containing protein, with translation MLSQYLYISTAPTLPREEVDSILATSARNNPARGITGLLLFNGRNFLQLLEGEDSEVSALMETITADPRHSGVSVLDRRAIPARACPDWAMKRVMIAESIANRREMLERDLPQDLDPEIRKMIVNFAVLN, from the coding sequence GTGCTCAGTCAGTATCTCTATATCAGCACCGCGCCGACGTTGCCGCGCGAGGAGGTGGACTCGATCCTGGCCACCAGCGCGCGCAACAATCCGGCGCGCGGCATCACCGGCCTGCTGCTGTTCAACGGTCGCAATTTCCTCCAGCTGCTCGAAGGCGAGGATAGCGAGGTGTCTGCGCTGATGGAGACGATCACCGCCGATCCGCGCCATTCGGGCGTATCGGTGCTCGATCGCCGGGCGATTCCGGCCCGCGCCTGCCCTGATTGGGCGATGAAGCGGGTAATGATCGCCGAAAGCATCGCCAACCGCCGCGAAATGCTCGAACGCGATCTGCCGCAGGACCTCGATCCCGAGATCCGCAAGATGATCGTCAACTTCGCGGTGCTGAACTAG
- a CDS encoding dienelactone hydrolase family protein produces MSLNTTIPTLEGDASFGAYVAQPAGTARGAIIVIQEIFGVNPGIRQKCDKLAAEGYLAVAPDLFWRLQPATSLDPDVEAEFTQALDLMGKFNQDAGIRDIEATIHHIRRTLGVAKVGCVGYCLGGRLAFMTAARTDIDASVGYYGVGIDGLLGEKHAIAHPLMLHIPTADGFVPRETQEAMHAGLDDHPKVTLHDYEGLDHGFATETGKRRHEEAANLADSRTAAFFAEHLG; encoded by the coding sequence ATGAGCCTCAACACGACGATCCCCACGCTCGAAGGTGATGCCAGCTTCGGCGCCTATGTCGCGCAGCCCGCCGGAACCGCGCGCGGGGCGATTATCGTCATTCAGGAGATCTTCGGGGTGAACCCCGGCATCCGCCAGAAGTGCGACAAGCTGGCCGCCGAGGGCTATCTGGCGGTCGCGCCAGACCTGTTCTGGCGCTTGCAGCCGGCAACCTCGCTCGATCCCGATGTCGAGGCGGAGTTTACCCAGGCGCTCGATCTGATGGGCAAGTTCAACCAAGACGCCGGCATCCGCGATATCGAGGCAACCATCCACCACATCCGCCGCACGCTCGGCGTCGCCAAGGTCGGCTGCGTGGGATACTGCCTCGGCGGTCGTCTGGCGTTCATGACCGCCGCGCGCACCGATATCGACGCAAGCGTGGGCTATTACGGGGTCGGGATCGACGGGCTGCTGGGCGAAAAGCACGCGATCGCGCATCCGCTGATGCTGCACATCCCCACGGCTGACGGCTTTGTTCCACGTGAAACACAGGAAGCGATGCATGCCGGGCTCGATGATCACCCCAAGGTGACGCTCCACGATTACGAAGGGCTCGACCACGGCTTTGCGACCGAAACCGGCAAGCGCCGCCACGAGGAAGCCGCCAACCTCGCCGACAGCCGCACTGCGGCCTTCTTCGCCGAGCATCTGGGATGA
- a CDS encoding Maf family nucleotide pyrophosphatase, with protein MSAPVRLILASKSASRRAMLDAAGVAYESIPADIDERAVEAGLAGATPAEIAEALAVAKAAAVAALNPQALVLGSDSLVVAGGRRFDKPRSREEAGEHLRFFSGKVMELHSAAALVKDGGCEWSHMSLARLHVRELSEDFIAHYLDLEWPEIGYTVGAFRIEGLGVQLFSSIEGDQFTVLGMPLLPLLGALREEGVLIA; from the coding sequence ATGAGCGCGCCCGTTCGCTTGATCCTCGCCAGCAAATCCGCCTCGCGCCGGGCGATGCTCGATGCGGCGGGTGTGGCTTACGAGAGCATCCCTGCCGATATCGACGAGCGTGCGGTTGAGGCCGGGCTGGCGGGCGCGACTCCGGCCGAGATTGCCGAGGCGCTCGCCGTGGCCAAAGCGGCAGCGGTCGCTGCGCTCAACCCGCAAGCGCTAGTGCTGGGTTCGGATTCGCTGGTGGTCGCGGGCGGGCGGCGCTTCGACAAGCCGCGTTCGCGCGAGGAAGCGGGCGAGCATCTGCGGTTCTTCTCCGGCAAGGTGATGGAGCTCCACTCCGCCGCTGCGCTGGTGAAAGACGGCGGGTGCGAATGGAGCCACATGAGCCTCGCCCGCCTGCACGTGCGCGAATTGTCGGAAGATTTCATCGCTCACTATCTCGACCTTGAATGGCCCGAGATCGGCTACACCGTCGGCGCGTTCCGGATCGAGGGGCTGGGGGTGCAGTTGTTCTCTTCCATTGAGGGTGACCAGTTCACCGTGCTCGGGATGCCGCTGCTGCCGCTGCTCGGCGCGTTGCGCGAGGAGGGGGTGCTGATCGCATGA
- the aroE gene encoding shikimate dehydrogenase gives MTRPYAEVIGDPIAQSKSPAIHGFWLAKLGIDADYRAHHVRPENLADYIAARRADPLWRGCNVTMPHKQAVMALVDRIEAPADVIGAVNTVMAQGDGTLAGTNTDAAGFLEPLTQELAQTHYFRMARIIGTGGAARAIITALAGQGFTLVVAGRDPDKARALLDELAPKGEHHAINLAHFADPTDFPFDDREGCCDLVVNATSLGMAGQPPLVFDWSHAPPRAIAYDIVTHPLETPLLQAARAAGHHTIDGLSMLIGQAAVAFERFFGQPAPREHDAELRRILTQ, from the coding sequence ATGACCCGCCCCTATGCCGAAGTGATCGGCGATCCCATCGCGCAATCGAAGTCGCCCGCGATTCACGGCTTCTGGCTCGCAAAACTCGGGATCGATGCCGACTACCGCGCCCATCATGTCCGGCCGGAAAACCTTGCCGACTACATCGCCGCGCGGCGCGCCGATCCGTTGTGGCGCGGGTGCAATGTCACCATGCCGCACAAGCAGGCGGTGATGGCGCTGGTAGACCGGATCGAAGCCCCCGCCGATGTGATCGGCGCGGTCAACACGGTCATGGCGCAGGGTGACGGCACGCTGGCGGGGACCAACACCGATGCCGCAGGCTTCCTCGAACCGCTTACGCAAGAGCTCGCTCAGACCCATTACTTCCGCATGGCACGGATCATCGGCACCGGCGGCGCGGCGCGGGCGATCATCACCGCGCTGGCTGGACAGGGCTTCACGCTGGTTGTCGCCGGGCGCGATCCGGACAAGGCGCGCGCTCTGCTCGATGAGCTCGCGCCCAAGGGCGAACACCACGCGATCAACCTCGCGCATTTTGCCGACCCGACCGACTTTCCCTTCGATGACCGCGAAGGGTGCTGCGATCTCGTCGTCAACGCCACCTCGCTCGGGATGGCGGGGCAGCCGCCGTTGGTGTTCGACTGGAGCCATGCCCCGCCGCGCGCAATCGCCTATGATATCGTGACCCATCCGCTCGAGACCCCCCTGCTTCAGGCGGCACGCGCGGCAGGCCACCACACCATCGACGGGCTTTCGATGCTGATCGGGCAGGCGGCGGTCGCTTTCGAGCGGTTCTTCGGCCAGCCCGCCCCGCGCGAGCACGATGCTGAACTACGCCGGATTTTGACTCAATGA
- a CDS encoding CopD family protein translates to MQELLSSIYLFLKSGHVIFMVFWMAGLFMLPRQCIYMLDHVPGSAGEAKWATRMGKLRKIILTPSLIIVWTLGLSMAWSGGWFTSGWFHAKLTFVLAMTGYHGWLVAQTKKMARGERPLTEKQLRMIGEVPGLLLVLIVVLVYLKPF, encoded by the coding sequence ATGCAGGAGCTGCTCTCGTCGATCTACCTGTTCCTCAAATCAGGGCACGTGATCTTCATGGTGTTCTGGATGGCGGGGCTGTTCATGCTCCCGCGCCAGTGCATCTACATGCTCGATCACGTACCGGGATCGGCGGGCGAGGCGAAGTGGGCGACCCGCATGGGCAAGCTGCGCAAGATCATTCTTACGCCTTCGCTGATCATCGTCTGGACGCTGGGCCTCAGCATGGCCTGGTCGGGCGGCTGGTTCACCTCGGGCTGGTTCCATGCCAAGCTGACTTTTGTTCTGGCGATGACCGGCTATCACGGCTGGCTGGTCGCGCAGACCAAAAAGATGGCCCGCGGCGAGCGGCCGCTCACCGAAAAGCAGCTGCGCATGATTGGTGAAGTGCCGGGTTTGCTGCTGGTGCTGATTGTGGTGCTGGTTTACCTCAAGCCGTTCTGA
- the rho gene encoding transcription termination factor Rho: MHLKDLKRKTPAELVAMAEELGVEGASTMRRQDLLFSILRELAEDEEYEEKIMGIGTIEVLQDGFGFLRSPEANYLAGPDDIYVSPNQVRKWGLRTGDTVEGEIRAPRDGERYFALTTLSKVNFDDPDAVRLRTNFDNLTPLYPEQKLTLDSFDPTVKDKSARVIDIIAPQGKGQRALIVAPPRTGKTVLLQNIARAITDNHPEVFLIVLLVDERPEEVTDMQRSVKGEVISSTFDEPANRHVQVAEMVIEKAKRLVEHKHDVVILLDSITRLGRAYNTVVPSSGKVLTGGVDANALQRPKRFFGAARNIEEGGSLSIIATALIDTGSRMDEVIFEEFKGTGNSEIVLDRKVADKRIFPALDVGKSGTRKEELLVEKDKLSKMWVLRRILMQMGTVDAMEFLLDKMKDSKTNADFFDTMNQ; encoded by the coding sequence ATGCATCTCAAGGACCTCAAGCGCAAAACCCCGGCCGAGCTGGTCGCGATGGCGGAAGAACTGGGCGTTGAAGGCGCCTCGACCATGCGGCGCCAGGATCTGCTGTTCAGCATCCTGCGCGAACTCGCCGAGGACGAGGAATACGAAGAAAAGATCATGGGCATCGGCACCATCGAGGTGCTTCAGGACGGCTTCGGCTTCCTGCGCTCGCCCGAAGCGAACTATCTCGCCGGGCCGGACGATATCTATGTCTCGCCCAACCAGGTCCGCAAATGGGGCCTGCGCACCGGCGATACCGTCGAAGGTGAAATCCGTGCGCCGCGCGATGGCGAGCGCTACTTTGCGCTGACCACGCTCTCCAAGGTCAATTTCGATGACCCCGATGCGGTGCGTCTGCGGACCAATTTCGACAACCTCACCCCGCTTTACCCCGAACAGAAGCTGACGCTCGACAGCTTCGATCCGACGGTGAAGGACAAGAGCGCGCGGGTGATCGATATCATCGCGCCGCAGGGCAAGGGCCAGCGCGCCCTGATCGTCGCCCCGCCGCGTACGGGTAAGACCGTGCTGCTCCAGAACATCGCCCGCGCGATTACCGACAATCACCCCGAGGTGTTCCTGATCGTCCTGCTGGTCGACGAACGCCCCGAGGAAGTCACCGACATGCAGCGCAGCGTGAAGGGCGAGGTCATCTCCTCGACTTTCGACGAGCCCGCCAACCGCCACGTGCAGGTCGCCGAAATGGTGATCGAGAAGGCCAAGCGCCTTGTCGAACACAAGCATGACGTGGTGATCCTGCTCGATTCGATCACGCGCCTCGGCCGCGCCTACAACACCGTGGTTCCGTCCTCGGGCAAGGTGCTGACCGGCGGTGTGGACGCCAACGCACTCCAGCGGCCCAAGCGGTTCTTCGGCGCCGCGCGCAACATCGAGGAAGGCGGCAGCCTCTCGATCATCGCCACCGCGCTGATCGACACGGGCAGCCGCATGGACGAAGTCATCTTCGAAGAGTTCAAGGGCACCGGTAACAGCGAAATCGTGCTCGACCGCAAGGTCGCGGACAAGCGCATCTTCCCTGCGCTCGATGTCGGCAAGTCCGGCACCCGCAAGGAAGAGCTGCTGGTCGAGAAGGACAAGCTCTCCAAGATGTGGGTGCTGCGCCGCATCCTGATGCAGATGGGCACCGTAGATGCGATGGAGTTCCTGCTCGACAAGATGAAGGATTCGAAGACCAACGCGGATTTCTTCGATACCATGAACCAGTAA